In Syngnathoides biaculeatus isolate LvHL_M chromosome 5, ASM1980259v1, whole genome shotgun sequence, the following are encoded in one genomic region:
- the ensab gene encoding endosulfine alpha b: protein MSSENLDSDTQMDYEDEKQDSQEKNVNPMKAEEAKLKAKYSGLGQRPGGSDFLMKRLQKGQKYFDSGDYNMAKAKMKNKQLPVAGSDKNLVTGDHIPTPQDLPQRKSSLVTSKLAG from the exons ATGTCGTCGGAGAACCTGGACTCGGACACTCAGATGGACTACGAGGACGAAAAACAG GACTCCCAGGAGAAGAACGTCAACCCGATGAAGGCTGAGGAAGCCAAGTTGAAGGCCAAGTATTCCGGTCTCGGTCAGCGGCCCGGCGGGTCTGACTTCCTCATGAAACGGCTACAGAAAGGG CAAAAATACTTCGACTCCGGCGACTACAACATGGCCAAGGCAAAGATGAAGAACAAGCAGCTTCCCGTGGCGGGGTCCGACAAGAACCTGGTGACGGGCGATCACATCCCCACACCGCAAGACCTGCCGCAGAGGAAGTCGTCCTTAGTGACCAGCAAGCTCGCCGGCTAG
- the mcl1b gene encoding induced myeloid leukemia cell differentiation protein Mcl-1b → MSRLQVTGPFIGCLLPQNGIVDGSVLCGSPHVPMAAASSQQLHRAPATLDSANGNSGTAKPRPGALEMPPKVGFATVNHCNDAAEGSDDSSPGTPDPQDEHANRSCGGDDALDVQTRNLISLFLTDFTGLSTARWNKSKEYSTLERVVLSLLEKHKYKYNGIINKLSLDDRGDNMGFVTEVAKSLFSDGTTNWGRVSSLVAFGAVVSQYLKEKGQGHCVELVAQEISSYLLVHQRNWLVENNSWDGFVEFFREVDPESTIRNTLMAFAGVAGIGATLALLIR, encoded by the exons ATGAGTAGGTTACAGGTCACCGGGCCCTTTATTGGCTGCCTGTTACCCCAAAATGGAATCGTAGACGGCTCGGTCCTCTGCGGCTCTCCCCACGTCCCAATGGCCGCGGCCTCGTCGCAGCAGCTCCACCGGGCCCCGGCGACCTTGGACTCCGCCAACGGCAACAGCGGGACCGCCAAGCCGCGACCCGGGGCGCTGGAAATGCCCCCGAAGGTTGGATTCGCCACCGTAAACCATTGCAACGACGCCGCGGAAGGCAGTGATGACTCGTCGCCGGGTACGCCCGACCCCCAGGACGAGCACGCTAACAGAAGCTGCGGCGGCGACGACGCCTTGGACGTCCAGACCAGGAACCTCATTAGCCTCTTCCTTACTGACTTTACCGGCCTGTCGACGGCTCGCTGGAACAAAAGCAAGGAATATTCGACTTTGGAAAGAGTCGTGTTGAGTTTGTTGGAAAAGCATAAATATAAGTACAATG GCATCATCAACAAATTGTCTCTGGACGACCGAGGGGACAACATGGGCTTCGTCACTGAAGTTGCCAAGAGCCTGTTCTCAGACGGGACCACCAACTGGGGCCGTGTCTCCAGCCTGGTGGCCTTCGGGGCTGTGGTGTCCCAGTACCTGAAGGAAAAGGGCCAAGGTCACTGCGTGGAGCTAGTGGCCCAGGAGATCTCGTCATATCTGCTGGTGCACCAGCGCAACTGGCTGGTGGAAAACAACTCTTGG GATGGCTTTGTAGAGTTCTTTCGAGAAGTTGACCCGGAGTCTACAATTAGGAACACTCTAATGGCCTTTGCTGGAGTGGCCGGTATCGGTGCCACACTGGCCCTGTTGATCAGGTGA